In the genome of Leptospiraceae bacterium, the window TGCATGTACCCCAGAATCAGTTCTACCTGCCATAGCAATCCGTTCTTCATAACGAAAGAGGATTTTGAGAGCCTCTTCGATTTTTCCTTGAACGGTGATATCATCCTTTTGAATTTGCATTCCTACGAATTTAGTTCCATCATAAGCGATGGTTAAAGCATACTTCATTTTTACTCGGTTACTTTTTCCCCAGTGATTTCTTCTATTTTTTTATTAATGGATTCGTATAAATCTCTTGCTAAGTTCATAATGGTAGAAGGTTTTGCTTTTGATGCTTTTCCCATCCCATAAAGTTTTCCAATCATTCGTTTAGAATTTTCCAGTAGCTTTAATTTTTCTTGATCGTTAGATGTCAATTCTTCTATGAATTTAAAATTCAAATATCCATTCAAATAGATCACACCATCAAATCCCCAGTTTTTGTCGGTATCAGGACCCAAAAGATGCACAAACTGATCGTGAGGTTCAACTCCAGAACTCATTATATCCAAAAGGGATTTGTAGTACACGATTGCTTTATGATACAAAAATTTTTGTATCTTATCATATCCAAGATCGGGGAACTTCTCGTGCAAATCTCCAATCAACCATGCTGCACGCAAGGAAATAACAGCTTTTTTTGGGGTAGGTGCTACTTGGATACCACGTTTTTGATAACAATCCAATGCCAATATATAAGAAGCCGCTCCAGTTACCAAATTCCGATTTTCTTCAAAATTCAACATGCCAAAAATTTTTTGGATTCCGTCTTTTCGTTGTGAGGTTTCTAACTTGATTTTACTTACTTCTTCTTCTTGTAGTTTCGTAAAATCCTCACCAAAGGATGCATAAAAACAACTAGGACAAACCGAAATGGGATAAATCAAAGGAATCACCACCCCAAACTTTTTCGAAGGAACATA includes:
- a CDS encoding DUF2225 domain-containing protein; this encodes MSFDNQRNISYRMKDPVICPVCGMKYFKEMLLTGGGRLIAGNLTPELRRLYVPSKKFGVVIPLIYPISVCPSCFYASFGEDFTKLQEEEVSKIKLETSQRKDGIQKIFGMLNFEENRNLVTGAASYILALDCYQKRGIQVAPTPKKAVISLRAAWLIGDLHEKFPDLGYDKIQKFLYHKAIVYYKSLLDIMSSGVEPHDQFVHLLGPDTDKNWGFDGVIYLNGYLNFKFIEELTSNDQEKLKLLENSKRMIGKLYGMGKASKAKPSTIMNLARDLYESINKKIEEITGEKVTE